The Metabacillus sediminilitoris genome window below encodes:
- a CDS encoding TRAP transporter substrate-binding protein gives MKKRKMFGFAASITLAGAVLLAGCSSEGTKTSGSGVEKKTIKVAHYFADNHPQNIALKEKFKKIVEEESNGELEVQIYANSTLGAEKEFYDGVRNGTIEMGIPGLIMQADIPKMGVPEWPFLFRDFEHVKKVLNGPIGEEITAELEPKHGVTPLAWSANGFRMVSSNRTIESMEDFKGLRLRMPNIPNYIKLGEALGTNVSPLPISEIFTALEQKVVDGQDNPIATVRNSGFYEIQSDVLESKHMFSPNIYIVNTKFFNSLTEEQQQIIKKAAKEAAAYEFDLLEKGYEEDKKFLQDNGIKFTTPDKSFSEDMLKASQPVYDDIFAENEWAEELVEKIKAE, from the coding sequence ATGAAAAAAAGGAAAATGTTTGGATTTGCTGCAAGTATAACTCTTGCGGGGGCTGTTCTTCTTGCAGGGTGTAGTAGTGAGGGGACCAAAACGAGTGGATCTGGGGTTGAAAAGAAAACAATCAAGGTTGCACACTATTTTGCTGATAATCATCCCCAAAACATTGCACTAAAGGAAAAATTCAAAAAAATAGTTGAAGAGGAAAGCAATGGAGAATTAGAAGTACAGATTTATGCGAACAGTACTTTGGGAGCAGAAAAAGAATTTTACGATGGTGTCAGAAATGGAACAATAGAAATGGGTATTCCAGGTTTAATCATGCAGGCGGATATACCGAAGATGGGTGTTCCTGAATGGCCATTCTTATTTAGAGATTTTGAACATGTAAAAAAAGTTTTAAATGGTCCTATTGGTGAAGAAATAACAGCAGAGTTGGAACCTAAACATGGGGTAACACCATTAGCTTGGAGTGCGAATGGATTTAGAATGGTTTCAAGTAACAGAACGATTGAGAGTATGGAAGATTTTAAAGGATTACGACTCAGAATGCCAAACATTCCAAATTACATAAAATTAGGTGAAGCACTTGGAACAAATGTAAGTCCATTGCCGATTTCAGAAATATTTACTGCACTGGAACAAAAAGTTGTCGATGGGCAGGATAACCCAATTGCAACTGTAAGGAATTCAGGATTCTACGAAATTCAAAGTGACGTACTAGAATCAAAACATATGTTTAGCCCTAATATTTATATCGTTAATACCAAATTTTTTAATAGTTTGACGGAGGAGCAGCAGCAAATTATTAAAAAAGCAGCAAAAGAGGCAGCAGCCTATGAATTCGATTTATTAGAAAAAGGTTATGAAGAAGATAAAAAGTTCCTTCAAGATAATGGTATTAAATTTACTACTCCTGACAAGAGTTTTTCAGAAGATATGTTAAAAGCAAGTCAACCTGTATATGATGATATTTTTGCGGAAAATGAATGGGCAGAAGAACTCGTCGAAAAAATTAAAGCAGAATAA
- a CDS encoding dihydroxy-acid dehydratase domain-containing protein, which yields MAHLYPLIENEVNPYRDNVQGKANEPITVAGLLDRAKLTLGSTYEGGKPDWTLEEIYMRLERNAPRIAIIGGSSDHPAHIMDYQTSARAAIRIWQNGGVPFYFSTPVMCDGTAQSNQGMSYSLQSRNAVAQMVVNQLEAHSYHGAFVIQGCDKQPLGVVSALAHVDRVRRNRGEAPFFATFAPAHVLEGGTIPDDVIDELEALAKKAEFEGAQDVAFDLRDTMAYILQCSSNTAFQGVFERAYERGILTKEQHKYFEMRLAVATCDGQGGVCAFNGTGNSSRHLVAGMGLVHPAVELLTDPPSQRQINAVLDSFAGMINKERYGVSNIVAANIKNAIRIHSASGGSTNLMMHIVSAMLYGGYKFSLWDLDNIHHSHPIPDLFDYSLTEGRDIYSLAMQCCSGTSRGMETLFYELIENGVPMDQDVPTVAGKTWRERLEITRSLKAVNVKDNKVILSTPRRSFSGVDVLKGNFFESAVVKISGMPTPQLDQFDDKLAFTLYYENEDDANKSLLDSSLLTTIKGQKLFPHDLLLATLKFNNELEWNRLKDATYNELFDEMAEKGTMKIAVIIAGQGPVAFGMPEMFTPMQHINANCIMKKLATIISDGRYSGVTYGAAIGHMTPEAYEGGGIGFLQTGDIVHLQLRSRRIDFIDCSQLLLGNIVHEFSSQLKEERQSLVEERKQRMKIRQKLVAASNRMYGHTDAANGVVPIAIVEDAILDYEKDLLVQETNIVNK from the coding sequence ATGGCTCACTTATATCCTCTTATTGAAAATGAGGTAAATCCTTATCGAGATAACGTACAAGGAAAGGCAAATGAACCGATTACAGTTGCAGGGTTACTGGACCGTGCGAAACTGACGCTTGGCTCTACATATGAAGGTGGTAAACCGGACTGGACGCTAGAAGAGATTTATATGCGTCTAGAACGAAATGCACCGCGCATTGCAATAATAGGTGGTTCTTCTGATCATCCAGCACACATTATGGATTATCAAACATCAGCTCGAGCAGCTATCCGAATCTGGCAAAACGGCGGTGTACCATTTTACTTCTCGACACCAGTAATGTGTGATGGTACAGCCCAAAGTAATCAAGGAATGAGTTACTCCCTTCAAAGTCGAAATGCAGTTGCACAAATGGTGGTCAACCAGCTTGAAGCACACAGTTATCACGGAGCATTCGTCATTCAAGGATGTGATAAACAGCCACTCGGTGTTGTAAGCGCACTTGCCCATGTGGATCGTGTACGACGCAACCGAGGTGAAGCGCCATTTTTCGCAACATTCGCACCTGCTCATGTATTAGAGGGGGGCACGATCCCAGATGATGTGATCGATGAATTAGAAGCACTGGCGAAAAAGGCAGAATTTGAAGGTGCACAAGATGTGGCCTTTGATTTACGCGACACAATGGCTTATATATTACAATGCTCATCAAATACTGCATTTCAAGGGGTGTTCGAACGTGCATATGAAAGGGGAATATTGACAAAAGAACAGCATAAATATTTCGAAATGAGGCTTGCTGTTGCAACATGTGACGGACAAGGCGGGGTATGTGCCTTTAATGGAACTGGAAACAGTTCACGTCATTTAGTAGCTGGTATGGGACTCGTACATCCGGCAGTCGAACTATTAACAGATCCACCATCACAACGTCAAATTAATGCTGTACTAGACAGTTTTGCAGGAATGATCAATAAAGAAAGATATGGTGTTTCAAATATAGTCGCTGCAAATATAAAAAATGCAATCCGGATACACAGCGCGTCAGGCGGCTCGACGAATTTAATGATGCATATCGTCTCTGCAATGCTTTATGGAGGTTACAAATTTAGTTTATGGGACCTTGACAACATTCATCATTCACATCCGATTCCAGATTTATTTGACTATAGCTTAACAGAAGGACGTGACATTTATTCACTTGCAATGCAGTGCTGCAGTGGCACAAGCCGCGGTATGGAAACACTATTTTATGAGCTTATTGAAAATGGTGTGCCAATGGATCAAGATGTACCAACAGTAGCCGGAAAGACGTGGAGAGAACGTCTAGAAATTACGCGCAGCCTAAAGGCAGTCAATGTAAAAGACAATAAAGTGATTTTATCAACTCCTCGCCGCAGTTTCAGCGGAGTAGATGTGTTAAAAGGGAATTTCTTTGAAAGTGCAGTTGTGAAAATTAGTGGTATGCCGACTCCACAGCTTGATCAGTTTGATGATAAATTGGCATTTACTCTTTATTACGAAAATGAAGATGATGCAAATAAATCCCTGCTTGATTCAAGTTTGCTTACTACAATAAAAGGACAAAAACTTTTCCCACATGATCTTTTGCTTGCAACACTTAAATTCAATAATGAACTTGAGTGGAACCGTCTTAAAGATGCAACTTATAATGAATTGTTTGACGAAATGGCAGAAAAAGGCACGATGAAAATTGCCGTTATAATAGCTGGGCAGGGCCCTGTCGCATTCGGCATGCCGGAAATGTTTACACCTATGCAACACATTAATGCGAACTGTATCATGAAAAAGCTTGCGACAATCATAAGCGATGGCCGCTATTCAGGTGTTACATATGGTGCTGCTATCGGACATATGACTCCAGAAGCATATGAAGGTGGAGGCATTGGCTTCCTCCAAACAGGTGATATTGTTCACCTTCAGCTTCGCAGCCGTCGTATTGATTTTATTGATTGCTCTCAACTTCTATTAGGAAACATTGTGCATGAGTTTTCAAGTCAATTAAAAGAAGAAAGACAATCACTAGTTGAAGAGCGTAAGCAACGTATGAAAATTCGTCAAAAATTGGTTGCTGCCAGTAATCGGATGTATGGGCATACAGATGCGGCTAACGGCGTTGTTCCAATCGCTATTGTTGAAGATGCGATACTTGACTATGAAAAAGATTTATTAGTTCAGGAAACAAACATAGTTAATAAGTAA
- a CDS encoding IclR family transcriptional regulator, whose amino-acid sequence MPIIQSVERALKILDLFDERERELPITEISKRMNLHKSTVHSLLKTLQQQHYISQNEENGKYSLGLKLLERGSMVIGHLDLRNVARKHLEWLSATTNLTIHLVILDGKEGVYVDKVEGSGVTVLYSRIGRRVPIHTSAVGKTLVATKTDSELNLLLDGYHFTKPTEKSISSKEQFLEEIVKVRSAGYSIDNEENEPGIFCLAVPIKNYSGNVIAAVSISMPASKKNQETLDYYVSILKECSGKISHELGYEFQKI is encoded by the coding sequence ATGCCTATCATCCAATCAGTGGAGCGTGCATTAAAAATACTGGATTTATTTGACGAGCGTGAAAGAGAATTACCGATAACTGAAATTAGCAAACGAATGAACTTGCATAAAAGTACTGTTCATTCGCTATTAAAAACCCTTCAACAGCAGCATTATATTTCGCAAAATGAGGAAAATGGAAAATACTCACTTGGTTTGAAACTGCTTGAGCGCGGGAGTATGGTTATAGGACATCTTGATTTACGAAATGTTGCAAGGAAACATCTTGAATGGCTTTCAGCAACAACAAATTTAACGATACACTTGGTTATATTAGACGGAAAAGAAGGCGTATATGTCGATAAAGTGGAAGGCAGCGGGGTAACCGTGTTGTATTCACGCATTGGCCGACGTGTTCCGATCCATACGAGTGCAGTAGGAAAGACACTTGTCGCAACAAAAACGGATAGTGAACTTAACTTGCTCTTAGATGGTTATCATTTTACAAAGCCAACAGAAAAATCTATAAGCTCTAAAGAACAATTTTTAGAGGAAATAGTAAAAGTCCGTTCTGCTGGTTATTCAATCGATAATGAAGAAAATGAACCAGGCATTTTTTGTCTAGCTGTACCAATTAAGAATTATTCAGGCAATGTCATTGCTGCTGTAAGTATATCTATGCCTGCATCGAAAAAGAATCAAGAAACACTTGACTATTATGTAAGCATTTTAAAGGAATGCAGCGGTAAAATATCACATGAGCTTGGTTATGAATTTCAAAAAATATAA
- a CDS encoding TRAP transporter large permease subunit, with product MIGVFVGSLLGAMGLGIPIAFALLVSSVVLMYFLGIFDSQIIAQNLISGADNFPLMAIPFFMLAGEAMNRGGLSRRIVEMAMTMVGHIRGGLGYVAIIAAVLFASLSGSAVADTAALGAILIPMMVKSGYDKNVSSGLIASGGIIAPIIPPSIGFIIFGVASGVSITKLFMAGIVPGILLAVGLTITWAIIARKDKVAVQPRASAKEVIRSLRQGVWALFLPVIIIGGLKFGLFTPTEAAVVAAVYALFVGLVIYREMKVSELFDALVHAGKMTSVVMFLVAAALVSSWLITVANLPTAVIGLLEPFLDHPLLLLIMINLLVIIIGTAMDMTPTILILTPVLMPLVEAAGIDPVYFGVLFILNNAIGLLTPPVGTVLNVMCGISKISMEDIMKGIWPFLLVEVIILILLILFPSLVLVPLGWFTS from the coding sequence ATGATTGGTGTATTTGTCGGATCTTTACTCGGGGCCATGGGACTTGGGATTCCTATTGCTTTCGCCTTACTTGTCAGTAGTGTAGTCTTAATGTATTTTCTCGGTATCTTCGATAGCCAGATCATCGCGCAGAACTTAATCAGTGGTGCTGATAATTTTCCTCTGATGGCAATTCCGTTCTTTATGTTGGCAGGAGAAGCAATGAATCGGGGGGGCTTGTCAAGACGTATCGTCGAAATGGCTATGACAATGGTCGGGCATATCAGGGGAGGCCTTGGTTATGTAGCAATCATTGCAGCTGTCTTATTTGCAAGTTTATCTGGATCAGCGGTAGCTGATACGGCTGCTCTTGGTGCTATACTAATTCCGATGATGGTGAAATCTGGTTACGATAAAAATGTTTCAAGCGGACTAATTGCTTCAGGAGGTATTATTGCTCCAATTATACCGCCAAGTATTGGATTTATCATTTTTGGTGTAGCAAGTGGTGTTTCGATTACAAAGCTATTTATGGCAGGGATAGTACCAGGTATTTTACTAGCAGTTGGATTGACAATTACTTGGGCAATTATTGCACGAAAAGATAAAGTTGCAGTTCAACCACGTGCATCAGCAAAAGAAGTTATTCGTTCGCTTCGACAAGGAGTTTGGGCCCTTTTTCTTCCTGTCATTATTATCGGAGGATTGAAATTTGGCTTATTTACACCGACAGAAGCTGCAGTAGTTGCTGCGGTCTACGCATTATTCGTAGGTCTAGTAATCTATCGTGAAATGAAAGTAAGTGAACTGTTCGATGCATTAGTACATGCAGGAAAGATGACAAGTGTTGTCATGTTCTTAGTTGCTGCAGCACTAGTTTCATCTTGGCTGATTACAGTAGCTAATTTACCTACAGCAGTCATTGGCTTGCTAGAGCCATTTTTGGATCACCCGTTACTTCTATTAATAATGATAAACTTGCTGGTCATCATAATTGGAACAGCAATGGATATGACACCGACTATTTTAATTTTAACTCCTGTTTTAATGCCATTAGTAGAAGCTGCTGGAATTGACCCTGTATACTTTGGTGTTCTTTTTATCTTAAATAACGCAATCGGTCTACTTACACCACCTGTCGGAACCGTCTTAAATGTCATGTGTGGTATTAGTAAAATCAGTATGGAAGATATCATGAAAGGCATATGGCCATTTTTACTCGTTGAAGTAATCATTTTGATCTTGTTAATTCTGTTCCCTTCCTTAGTGTTAGTTCCTCTTGGTTGGTTTACTTCATAA
- a CDS encoding TRAP transporter small permease, protein MDKISKFLEKTLNIIMASALGIMVILVFGNVVLRYFFNSGITWSEEMSRYLFIWLTFLGAIGAFKNKEHLGVDMVIKRLPIKGKKIVLIIGDLMMLFVLLLILDGSWKMTLINIDSKAPATGMPLAFVYGTGILVSVSMGLIIINNLYKIIFNKIKNEELVMISESEELISLHGDAFISEDYIDKKEEKHG, encoded by the coding sequence ATGGATAAAATTTCTAAATTTTTAGAAAAAACGCTAAACATCATAATGGCTTCTGCCTTAGGAATAATGGTCATTCTTGTTTTTGGTAATGTTGTTCTTCGATATTTCTTTAATTCAGGGATTACTTGGTCAGAAGAAATGTCACGCTATCTCTTTATTTGGTTAACATTCTTAGGTGCTATTGGCGCATTTAAAAACAAAGAACACTTAGGTGTTGACATGGTGATCAAACGACTTCCAATTAAGGGGAAAAAAATTGTCCTTATAATAGGTGATTTGATGATGTTATTCGTCCTTTTACTGATCTTGGATGGCAGCTGGAAGATGACATTAATTAACATTGATAGTAAAGCTCCTGCTACTGGAATGCCTTTAGCATTTGTATATGGTACAGGCATTCTTGTAAGCGTTTCAATGGGTTTAATCATTATCAACAACTTATATAAAATCATTTTTAACAAGATAAAAAATGAAGAATTAGTCATGATAAGTGAATCAGAAGAGTTAATTTCCCTCCATGGTGATGCATTTATCTCAGAAGATTATATAGATAAGAAGGAGGAGAAGCACGGATGA
- a CDS encoding fumarylacetoacetate hydrolase family protein, whose amino-acid sequence MRIIRYLKGNEKQLAIVINENQAVDLPFSDFMSLIETARQSDKTAFDIIKQIAIEGDRQPLEGLKLTTPIDAPEVWASGVTYKKSKEARNYEATQGKLDRQTFYDKVYDAVRPEIFFKSTSARTVGPNDPVYLRSDSNWQIPEPELGLVIDKNGTILGYTIGNDMSCRDIEGENPLYLPQAKVWKNSCSIGPAILLKEAVSDPYEFKIICRIYRNDEKVFEGEAQVNQLKRTLDELVHYLTLDNDIFDGTVLLTGTCVVPPNEFTLMDKDRIEIEIPGIGKLNNPVVQSEKAKLVN is encoded by the coding sequence ATGAGAATTATTCGTTATTTAAAAGGAAATGAAAAACAACTTGCAATAGTAATAAACGAAAACCAAGCAGTAGACCTTCCATTTTCGGATTTTATGTCGTTGATTGAAACGGCACGTCAGAGTGATAAAACAGCATTTGATATTATAAAACAAATAGCGATCGAAGGAGATCGACAACCATTGGAAGGTCTTAAATTAACGACGCCTATCGATGCTCCTGAAGTATGGGCATCAGGTGTGACGTATAAAAAAAGCAAAGAAGCACGAAATTACGAAGCAACACAAGGGAAGCTTGACCGTCAAACATTTTATGACAAAGTTTATGATGCAGTACGTCCTGAAATCTTCTTTAAATCAACATCTGCAAGAACAGTCGGACCGAATGACCCTGTTTATTTGCGGTCAGATTCAAATTGGCAAATTCCAGAGCCTGAGCTAGGGCTCGTTATCGATAAAAATGGCACAATACTAGGATACACAATTGGAAACGACATGAGCTGCCGTGATATTGAAGGTGAAAACCCTCTATACTTGCCACAAGCAAAAGTATGGAAAAACTCTTGTTCAATCGGACCAGCAATATTATTAAAAGAAGCAGTTTCAGATCCGTACGAATTTAAAATTATTTGCCGTATTTATCGCAATGATGAAAAAGTTTTCGAGGGTGAAGCACAAGTTAACCAGTTAAAAAGAACACTAGATGAACTAGTACATTACTTAACTCTTGATAACGACATATTTGACGGAACGGTCCTTCTTACTGGAACGTGTGTGGTACCGCCTAATGAATTTACATTAATGGATAAAGACAGAATTGAAATTGAAATTCCAGGTATCGGTAAATTGAATAACCCTGTTGTTCAAAGTGAAAAAGCAAAACTAGTGAATTAA
- a CDS encoding lactate racemase domain-containing protein → MDIISELLREVQLPKMVKVRQKFYAPQLADVAGEVQKAIKEAGVLSRISDNDRVAIAVGSRGVADLPILVRETAAAVKKAGGKPFIVPAMGSHGGATAEGQIDVLHQLGVTEEAVGAPIRSSMEVEKLGVLPNGLPVYMDKIAYESDKIIVINRIKPHTAFRGPVESGLMKMITIGLGKQKGAEAAHAFSFKYMAEHVPEMAKISLAKARIIFGLGTIENAYDQPAKIIAVPAEDLEKVEPQLLIEAKSLMPKIHFDKMDVLIVNEIGKDISGDGMDPNITGNFATPYASGGPEVTRTVVLGLTEKTHGNANGIGMADMTTKAVMNEIKWEKGYANALTSTVIDVIKLPMCLDTQELAVKAAIKTCNAFDLNKVRVVRIKNTLEIDEIWISESMIEEARKNSNLEILTELEELVLD, encoded by the coding sequence TTGGATATTATTTCGGAACTTTTACGAGAGGTCCAATTACCTAAAATGGTCAAAGTTCGGCAAAAATTCTATGCACCTCAGCTCGCAGATGTTGCGGGCGAGGTGCAAAAAGCGATAAAAGAAGCGGGAGTCTTATCAAGAATATCGGATAATGACCGTGTGGCAATTGCTGTAGGAAGCAGAGGGGTAGCAGATTTACCTATCCTTGTAAGAGAAACAGCAGCAGCGGTCAAAAAAGCTGGCGGCAAACCATTTATCGTACCAGCCATGGGCAGCCATGGCGGTGCCACAGCAGAAGGGCAGATCGACGTGCTGCATCAACTCGGGGTTACCGAAGAAGCAGTTGGAGCGCCTATAAGGTCTTCGATGGAAGTTGAAAAATTGGGTGTACTACCTAATGGTCTCCCTGTATATATGGATAAAATTGCTTATGAATCAGATAAAATTATCGTCATTAATCGGATAAAGCCCCATACTGCATTTCGCGGACCAGTTGAAAGCGGACTTATGAAAATGATTACGATTGGATTAGGAAAGCAAAAAGGTGCTGAAGCAGCACATGCCTTTAGCTTTAAGTACATGGCAGAACATGTGCCTGAGATGGCGAAAATTTCCCTTGCAAAAGCTCGAATTATTTTTGGACTTGGAACGATCGAGAATGCTTATGATCAGCCTGCAAAAATCATTGCTGTACCTGCCGAGGATTTGGAAAAGGTAGAGCCACAACTATTGATTGAAGCGAAGTCATTAATGCCCAAGATTCATTTCGATAAGATGGATGTTTTGATAGTGAATGAGATTGGAAAAGATATTTCCGGAGATGGTATGGACCCAAACATAACCGGAAATTTTGCTACACCATATGCATCTGGAGGTCCTGAGGTAACGAGAACTGTAGTCCTTGGACTAACCGAGAAAACCCATGGAAACGCAAACGGAATTGGAATGGCAGATATGACGACAAAAGCAGTAATGAATGAAATTAAGTGGGAAAAAGGGTATGCCAATGCCCTCACTAGTACTGTGATAGATGTGATAAAACTCCCAATGTGTCTAGACACACAGGAGTTGGCTGTAAAAGCGGCGATTAAAACGTGTAATGCATTTGACCTTAATAAAGTAAGGGTAGTAAGGATCAAAAATACACTCGAAATCGACGAAATTTGGATTTCTGAAAGTATGATTGAAGAGGCAAGAAAAAATAGTAATTTAGAAATTTTAACAGAACTTGAAGAATTAGTACTAGATTAA
- a CDS encoding TRAP transporter substrate-binding protein — MKIWLKRFAAGVILPGVLLLSACSGGTQNESAATSADGIQERTIKAGIGNSESHPQGQGMVKFKELLEEKSGGKMKVQNFFDATLGDDLKMTEALQGGLQEVTVPSTSPLVGMIKEFGIYDFPFVFNTEKEAYSVLDGAVGQKLLDKLPEHDLVGLGYWENGFRNLTNSKHPVNTAEDFKGLKIRTMQNEVHLEAFSKLGANPSPMAFSEVFTALESGTVDGQENPLATIKTQKYSEVQDYLSLTKHVYTPFVFLVSKKFWDSLSEEEQKIMSEAAQEAGEYQRALNQEENEKALKILEEEGMKINEVSPEEAEKMKEVIQPVTDEFAKKFGSDLVEEMMSEVEKVRGN; from the coding sequence ATGAAAATATGGCTAAAACGTTTTGCGGCGGGAGTAATTCTTCCTGGAGTTTTACTTTTAAGCGCTTGTAGCGGTGGAACTCAAAATGAAAGCGCTGCAACGTCAGCTGATGGTATTCAAGAAAGAACAATTAAAGCAGGAATCGGTAATAGTGAATCACATCCTCAAGGACAAGGTATGGTGAAATTTAAAGAACTACTTGAGGAAAAAAGTGGTGGGAAAATGAAAGTGCAAAACTTTTTTGACGCAACTCTTGGTGATGATCTTAAAATGACAGAAGCTCTCCAAGGTGGTTTACAGGAAGTTACAGTACCCTCAACTTCCCCATTAGTGGGAATGATTAAGGAATTTGGCATTTACGATTTTCCATTTGTTTTCAATACTGAAAAAGAAGCTTACTCTGTTTTAGATGGTGCAGTAGGGCAAAAGCTTTTGGATAAATTGCCTGAGCATGATTTAGTAGGACTTGGATACTGGGAAAATGGCTTCCGAAACTTAACAAATAGTAAACATCCAGTTAATACAGCTGAAGATTTCAAAGGGCTCAAAATTCGTACAATGCAAAATGAAGTTCACTTAGAAGCATTTTCAAAATTAGGTGCTAATCCTTCTCCAATGGCTTTTTCTGAAGTATTTACAGCATTAGAATCAGGTACTGTTGACGGACAAGAAAACCCGCTCGCAACAATAAAAACACAAAAGTACAGTGAAGTTCAAGATTACTTAAGTCTTACAAAGCATGTGTATACACCCTTTGTCTTTCTTGTAAGTAAAAAGTTCTGGGATAGCTTATCAGAAGAAGAACAAAAAATTATGAGTGAGGCAGCACAAGAGGCAGGCGAATACCAACGGGCACTTAATCAAGAAGAAAATGAGAAAGCACTAAAGATTTTAGAAGAAGAAGGAATGAAAATCAACGAAGTATCACCTGAAGAAGCTGAAAAAATGAAAGAAGTCATTCAACCAGTAACAGATGAATTTGCTAAAAAATTTGGATCTGATCTTGTAGAAGAGATGATGTCCGAAGTTGAAAAAGTGCGTGGGAATTAA